The Candidatus Thorarchaeota archaeon genome includes a window with the following:
- a CDS encoding V-type ATP synthase subunit B, with protein MANKTSIVYRTVADISGPLLVVENTHNVGYNEVVKIRSPEGEILTGTVLETGRGKAVVQVFEGTMGLDTETTTVRFIGETLKIPVSTEILGRVLDGSGNALDDGPPLTAEEEWDIYGSAINPYARQYPRRPIQTGLSVIDGLNTLIRGQKLPIFSGSGLPHNRIAGQIVRQAKIIEEESEFAIVFAAMGITAMEAQYFMNTFEETGALARTVLFLNLANDPAIERMITPRTALTAAEYLAYEADMHVLVILSDMTNYAEALREISAARNEVPGRRGYPGYLYTDLSLIYERAGRIKGREGTITQIPILSMPQDDMTHPIPDLTGYITEGQMIVGRSLHRKGIYPPIDPGPSLSRLMKEGIGEGMTRFDHKEVQAQLYYAYSEGTDLRDLVAVVGSEALTERDQKYLNFADRFEEKFINQAETEDRSFEETLDLGWKLLSAFPERELKRCDPKTIEWAKDRGVYEPI; from the coding sequence ATGGCTAATAAGACATCAATTGTGTATCGGACCGTTGCAGACATAAGCGGCCCACTGTTGGTTGTAGAGAACACTCACAATGTTGGGTACAACGAAGTAGTGAAAATTCGCTCGCCCGAAGGGGAGATTCTGACTGGAACTGTATTGGAGACTGGAAGAGGAAAGGCTGTAGTACAGGTCTTTGAAGGGACAATGGGTCTTGATACAGAAACCACCACAGTGCGCTTCATTGGCGAGACACTCAAAATTCCTGTATCAACCGAAATCTTGGGTCGCGTGCTGGATGGTTCTGGAAATGCTCTGGATGATGGACCCCCTTTAACGGCAGAGGAAGAATGGGACATTTACGGTTCAGCAATTAATCCATATGCTAGACAGTATCCCCGGCGGCCAATTCAGACTGGTCTTTCTGTGATTGATGGCCTCAATACCCTGATACGCGGTCAGAAGCTACCTATTTTCTCAGGTTCAGGTCTTCCACATAATAGAATCGCTGGACAGATTGTTAGACAAGCGAAAATAATCGAAGAAGAAAGCGAGTTTGCTATTGTTTTTGCGGCGATGGGTATTACTGCAATGGAAGCGCAATATTTCATGAATACTTTTGAAGAAACTGGAGCCTTAGCGCGTACTGTGCTATTTCTGAACTTGGCAAATGATCCGGCAATTGAACGAATGATTACCCCTCGTACAGCTCTTACTGCTGCCGAATACCTCGCTTATGAAGCTGATATGCATGTTCTCGTCATATTGAGTGATATGACTAACTACGCTGAAGCCCTGCGGGAGATTAGTGCTGCCAGAAATGAAGTGCCTGGAAGACGCGGCTACCCTGGTTACCTGTACACAGACCTCAGTCTGATATACGAACGTGCAGGGAGAATAAAAGGCCGAGAAGGAACAATTACTCAGATACCGATATTGTCAATGCCTCAAGATGATATGACCCATCCTATTCCTGACTTGACCGGATACATAACTGAGGGACAAATGATTGTTGGACGCTCTCTCCATCGTAAGGGCATCTACCCTCCCATTGACCCGGGTCCCTCATTGAGTAGATTGATGAAAGAGGGAATCGGTGAGGGAATGACACGCTTTGATCATAAGGAAGTACAGGCCCAGCTGTATTATGCATACTCGGAAGGTACAGATTTACGTGACCTTGTTGCTGTTGTAGGATCAGAAGCACTTACTGAACGGGATCAGAAATACCTGAATTTTGCAGATCGGTTTGAAGAAAAATTCATAAATCAAGCGGAAACCGAAGACCGATCATTCGAAGAAACTTTGGACCTTGGATGGAAACTACTCAGTGCATTTCCTGAACGGGAATTGAAACGGTGTGATCCAAAGACCATTGAGTGGGCTAAGGATCGTGGTGTGTACGAACCCATCTAA
- a CDS encoding V-type ATP synthase subunit A, which translates to MARNTGQIETVSGPVVTCSGIPLVRMYEVVRVGKEELVGEVIEIGDNEFTVQVYEETSGVAPGEPVLPTGDTLSVELGPGLLGSIYDGIQRPLPELRKASGDFISRGLTVPSLDREKEWAFKPTVEVGDTVVGGDVIGEVPETGIITSKILVPVGKSGEVTKIVPEGKYTIVEPICEIQDDDGGVHEIIMMQRAPVRRGRPFEERVELDAPLITGQRVIDTFMPQAKGGTGAIPGGFGTGKTVILHQFAKWVDAQVVVYVGCGERGNEMTEALEDWPELEDPQTGRPLMERTVLIANTSNMPVAAREASIYVGVTIAEYFRDQGYDVALMADSTSRWAEALREISGRLGQLPSEEGYPAYLGSRLAQFYERGGKVEVLGSDERKGSITVCGAVSPPGGDFSEPVTQATLRIVKVFWALDKDLAARRFFPAINVLRSYSIYKKNLENWYKKNLGSDWPKLEKEAMAILQKDQELREIVQLVGPDALPESERAILESATMIKEDFLTQSALHKIDTYCPIGKTYRMLKILIEFSKNMSKAVKLGVSVWRILEFSVLDNIARMKLAPWDSYEEVMDSIEEKMEREFKTLFREFSESATYLSEIV; encoded by the coding sequence TTGGCAAGAAACACGGGACAAATTGAAACAGTTTCCGGACCTGTCGTCACATGTAGCGGCATTCCCTTAGTGCGTATGTATGAAGTTGTGCGTGTGGGAAAAGAAGAATTAGTTGGAGAAGTAATTGAGATTGGCGATAATGAATTTACTGTACAGGTCTATGAAGAGACCAGCGGTGTAGCCCCTGGTGAACCGGTTTTACCAACCGGTGATACACTCTCTGTCGAGCTGGGTCCTGGTCTTCTCGGCTCAATATATGATGGTATCCAGCGACCTCTTCCGGAACTACGAAAGGCTTCAGGAGATTTCATTTCTAGGGGTTTGACAGTACCAAGCCTTGATCGAGAGAAAGAATGGGCTTTCAAACCAACTGTGGAAGTGGGGGATACCGTTGTGGGGGGCGATGTTATTGGCGAGGTGCCTGAAACTGGGATTATTACTTCTAAGATACTTGTTCCGGTAGGAAAGAGCGGTGAAGTAACCAAGATTGTTCCGGAAGGGAAATATACCATTGTAGAGCCTATTTGTGAGATACAGGATGATGATGGAGGTGTACACGAAATCATCATGATGCAACGGGCGCCAGTAAGGCGGGGTCGACCTTTCGAAGAACGAGTAGAACTCGATGCCCCCCTCATTACAGGACAACGAGTCATTGATACTTTCATGCCTCAAGCAAAGGGTGGTACAGGAGCCATTCCTGGTGGCTTCGGAACCGGAAAGACGGTCATACTGCATCAGTTTGCCAAGTGGGTAGATGCTCAGGTTGTTGTATATGTGGGGTGCGGTGAACGTGGAAATGAGATGACTGAGGCATTAGAGGATTGGCCTGAACTTGAAGATCCGCAGACTGGCCGGCCCTTGATGGAGCGTACCGTGCTTATAGCTAATACTTCAAACATGCCTGTTGCTGCACGTGAGGCTTCTATTTATGTAGGAGTAACAATTGCTGAATACTTCCGGGACCAAGGATATGATGTTGCTTTGATGGCTGATTCTACCTCTCGCTGGGCTGAGGCTCTTCGTGAGATCTCAGGGCGGTTGGGACAATTACCTTCAGAAGAAGGGTATCCTGCCTATTTGGGCTCTCGATTGGCTCAATTCTATGAACGTGGAGGCAAAGTTGAAGTTCTAGGCTCCGATGAAAGAAAAGGCTCTATAACGGTATGTGGTGCTGTATCACCGCCTGGCGGCGACTTCTCTGAACCGGTAACACAGGCCACACTGAGAATAGTAAAGGTGTTCTGGGCCTTGGACAAAGACCTCGCTGCACGAAGGTTCTTCCCTGCTATCAATGTTTTGAGAAGCTACTCTATCTATAAAAAGAACCTTGAGAATTGGTACAAGAAAAACCTGGGATCGGATTGGCCAAAGCTGGAGAAAGAAGCGATGGCAATTTTGCAGAAGGATCAAGAGCTTAGAGAAATCGTGCAGCTAGTTGGGCCTGATGCTTTACCCGAATCTGAGCGAGCTATACTAGAATCAGCTACCATGATTAAAGAGGACTTCCTGACCCAAAGTGCTCTTCACAAAATCGATACATACTGTCCCATAGGTAAGACATACAGAATGCTCAAGATTCTGATTGAGTTTTCCAAGAATATGTCCAAGGCTGTAAAACTTGGAGTGAGTGTATGGAGAATATTGGAGTTCAGTGTACTCGACAACATCGCACGAATGAAGCTTGCTCCTTGGGATAGCTACGAGGAAGTAATGGATTCGATTGAAGAAAAAATGGAGCGAGAATTCAAGACGCTCTTTAGAGAATTCTCTGAATCCGCTACTTACCTCTCTGAGATTGTCTAG
- a CDS encoding radical SAM protein, whose amino-acid sequence MTQMVFRERNIVRKNAQKVDVLFGYCYPSTYRTGMTSLSTHLFYTILNGREDTSCERYFRYDVPSASFSLESGRPLKENHVVGFSLTYEENITEILEMLARGQIPLLAKNRRVEDPIVLVGGAVATSNPEPYHDFVDAFVIGEGDEVIHDIIEAVRNANSRNEAIDNLADIEGLYVPSTAPSVVRRIQIEDLDSSPYPEAQIIPNVADGSKYEPIFGKAFLLETSRGCGHACGFCLIGHLCRPRRIRSLDVLQRLVERGLEKTPVRKIALIASSLGERDNVEELTSWIVSQGLNLSVPSLRADTVNPNLLSAVVAGGQRTLTIAPETGSEELRQQIGKGLTDNEIFRAISLAEEAGFTSVKLYFIVGLPHETEQDVEAIVRLVKNIAEKSRIEIKVNVNPFVPKAGTRYQRHPQPTLDILRKKTGVVTNGLNRIPNVVCTTLDVRAARIQAALSLGDQNLSEVIRLATKYGGYGGWRRAEAESGIEFFSVANDAERLKGDLPWSFIKS is encoded by the coding sequence ATGACGCAAATGGTATTCAGAGAACGGAACATAGTCAGGAAGAATGCCCAAAAAGTAGATGTCCTGTTCGGGTATTGCTATCCGTCCACCTACAGAACAGGTATGACTAGCCTATCGACCCACTTGTTCTACACAATACTCAATGGTCGGGAAGATACGTCTTGCGAGAGATATTTCCGTTATGATGTGCCATCTGCCTCTTTTTCACTGGAAAGCGGTCGACCACTTAAGGAAAACCATGTAGTAGGTTTCTCACTAACATATGAAGAAAACATCACTGAGATTCTTGAGATGTTGGCACGTGGACAGATTCCATTGCTTGCCAAGAATCGGCGGGTGGAGGATCCAATTGTGCTAGTGGGCGGGGCGGTCGCAACGTCAAATCCTGAACCATATCACGATTTTGTGGATGCTTTTGTTATAGGTGAAGGGGATGAAGTAATACATGATATTATCGAAGCCGTACGAAATGCCAATTCACGAAACGAAGCTATCGATAACCTTGCAGATATAGAAGGCCTATATGTGCCCAGCACCGCACCGTCAGTAGTCAGGCGCATACAAATCGAAGATCTTGATAGTTCGCCATATCCCGAAGCACAGATTATACCCAATGTCGCAGATGGTTCTAAGTATGAGCCAATATTCGGAAAAGCATTCCTTTTGGAAACTTCAAGAGGGTGCGGCCATGCTTGTGGGTTTTGCCTGATTGGTCATCTATGCCGTCCCAGACGTATCCGCTCACTTGATGTACTCCAGAGGTTGGTGGAAAGGGGATTAGAAAAAACGCCAGTTAGAAAAATTGCACTGATAGCATCCTCACTTGGAGAGCGAGATAATGTGGAGGAGCTCACATCGTGGATTGTTTCACAAGGATTGAATCTCTCTGTTCCATCCCTTCGCGCCGATACTGTGAACCCGAATCTGCTTTCAGCAGTTGTAGCTGGTGGGCAACGGACCCTTACCATTGCCCCTGAAACGGGATCCGAAGAACTCAGGCAACAGATTGGGAAAGGACTTACTGATAATGAGATATTCAGGGCGATATCATTGGCTGAAGAGGCAGGCTTCACTTCGGTCAAACTCTATTTCATTGTAGGATTACCCCATGAAACAGAACAGGATGTTGAAGCAATTGTTCGACTAGTCAAGAACATAGCAGAGAAGTCACGAATTGAAATCAAGGTAAATGTGAACCCATTTGTGCCGAAAGCTGGAACAAGATATCAGCGACATCCACAACCTACGCTGGACATACTTCGAAAGAAGACCGGAGTCGTAACCAACGGCCTCAATCGAATTCCTAATGTAGTATGTACGACACTCGATGTGAGAGCTGCGCGCATACAAGCAGCACTCTCGTTAGGCGATCAAAATCTTTCAGAAGTTATTCGGCTTGCCACAAAATATGGGGGGTACGGAGGGTGGAGACGAGCTGAGGCAGAAAGTGGGATTGAATTCTTCTCTGTGGCAAATGACGCAGAACGGCTCAAGGGAGACTTACCTTGGTCATTCATCAAATCATGA
- a CDS encoding uracil-DNA glycosylase encodes MSDRKKLADLHETIRSCTKCSLYEVRKNAVPGEGSVDGKLIFVGEAPGRKEDETGRPFIGRSGELLTDLIENRLPCNREDVFITSVLKCRPPNNRTPQNEEIASCLPYLEQQLRLISPDIVILLGGVAISSLLGYRTVSDVHGTFCDGTNYRYFMTYHPAAALRFSKYRTLIEHDFDCLGAELK; translated from the coding sequence ATGTCTGATAGGAAAAAGCTTGCCGATTTGCATGAAACAATCCGTTCCTGTACAAAGTGTTCTCTTTACGAAGTCCGCAAAAATGCAGTCCCAGGCGAGGGTAGCGTAGACGGGAAGCTCATCTTTGTGGGTGAAGCTCCTGGAAGAAAAGAGGATGAAACTGGCAGGCCATTCATCGGTAGGTCTGGCGAATTGCTAACAGATCTCATAGAAAACCGTCTTCCATGCAACAGAGAAGATGTTTTCATAACGTCTGTGCTAAAGTGCCGCCCTCCGAATAACCGAACACCACAAAATGAAGAAATAGCATCATGCCTTCCCTATCTTGAACAACAGCTGAGATTAATCAGTCCTGACATTGTTATCTTGCTTGGAGGTGTTGCAATCTCTTCTTTGCTTGGTTACAGAACGGTTTCCGATGTTCATGGTACATTTTGTGATGGGACTAATTACCGCTATTTTATGACATATCATCCTGCAGCTGCTTTACGTTTTTCTAAGTATCGAACGCTCATAGAACACGATTTTGATTGCCTTGGAGCTGAACTGAAGTAG
- a CDS encoding V-type ATP synthase subunit F: MSSDEISAIGDRDTITGLKMAGVQRCTIPKSPQETRNALHEYFRDPSIGLILITEPLTTEVEDTIMELSEAPVPVILLIPDRSGATGAYEAMLKELIRKAIGIEIKL; encoded by the coding sequence ATGTCAAGTGACGAGATATCGGCTATCGGTGACAGGGATACGATTACTGGCCTGAAGATGGCCGGAGTTCAACGGTGTACCATCCCTAAATCACCACAAGAAACGCGGAATGCCCTTCACGAGTACTTCCGCGATCCCAGTATAGGACTCATTTTGATAACAGAACCACTCACTACAGAGGTTGAAGATACAATAATGGAATTATCAGAAGCCCCCGTTCCTGTTATTCTGCTTATTCCAGACCGTAGCGGAGCTACTGGCGCCTATGAGGCCATGCTCAAGGAGCTTATTCGAAAAGCAATCGGCATCGAAATTAAACTCTAA
- a CDS encoding aspartate carbamoyltransferase regulatory subunit, which translates to MNIKLRLYGSTSISLDSLEQIWQTLKDSTVGKEQKEELSVPKEGSKKIRIVKINAGTVIDHIAAGHALDVLNILGITGEEENIMSLAMNISSSRIGRKDLVKLEDRILDDEEVAKIALVAPDATINVIKNEEVVKKTRVELPDKITNVVECPNGRCITNKEREPVQPKYHVFSRCPTRLKCLYCWTLIEESDIISQFTERR; encoded by the coding sequence ATGAATATCAAGCTTCGCCTATATGGCAGCACGAGCATATCCTTGGATTCTCTAGAACAAATATGGCAAACTCTAAAAGACAGTACAGTGGGAAAAGAGCAAAAAGAGGAACTCTCAGTGCCTAAAGAAGGGAGCAAAAAAATCCGAATCGTGAAAATCAACGCTGGTACTGTCATTGATCACATTGCAGCAGGGCATGCACTTGATGTACTCAACATCCTTGGCATTACTGGTGAAGAAGAAAACATCATGTCACTTGCGATGAATATCAGCAGTTCACGAATCGGAAGAAAAGACCTAGTCAAACTTGAAGACCGCATACTGGATGATGAAGAGGTAGCGAAGATTGCGCTTGTAGCACCAGATGCAACTATCAACGTTATTAAGAATGAAGAAGTTGTGAAGAAGACACGTGTTGAGCTTCCTGACAAAATCACCAATGTTGTAGAATGTCCGAATGGTCGTTGCATCACTAATAAAGAACGAGAACCCGTTCAACCCAAGTATCATGTTTTTTCGCGTTGTCCTACTCGGTTGAAATGCCTTTATTGCTGGACCCTTATCGAAGAAAGCGATATCATTTCACAGTTTACTGAGCGCCGATAA
- a CDS encoding DUF2095 family protein — translation MSDKDDFAKNYPALDREMKDGNMKKMKIDGVRGKPNQEERKREQTFLPDIADYIRRCDTTEEAFEIVDYMLKRGKINQTEAKEIKNAINQKGLRVFGEKKEEGHYLHHGTES, via the coding sequence ATGTCTGACAAAGATGATTTCGCCAAGAACTATCCTGCGCTTGACAGAGAGATGAAAGATGGTAACATGAAGAAAATGAAAATCGATGGTGTTAGGGGAAAACCGAACCAAGAAGAAAGAAAGCGGGAACAAACATTTCTTCCAGATATAGCAGACTACATACGAAGATGCGATACAACTGAAGAGGCTTTTGAGATTGTAGATTACATGCTCAAGCGCGGCAAAATTAATCAAACAGAAGCAAAAGAAATCAAGAACGCCATCAACCAGAAAGGCCTTCGCGTTTTTGGTGAGAAAAAGGAAGAGGGCCATTATCTCCATCATGGCACTGAAAGCTAA
- a CDS encoding DUF5591 domain-containing protein translates to MKSPQVTHHFDSPVVLEFTESVIESWYPGERPILFVPCAKSKPIQNSKSHKQLFHRFQDCCEMLIISEPMTVIPYSFFDYPPYEYPPSALWRIKGEAEKFKRRLARFIQRKRLNERCCRFLLPQHHLLILWASWERAFGNVENLDGYGYTYATRWFFAEKLIQELCD, encoded by the coding sequence TTGAAGTCACCTCAAGTAACTCACCATTTTGATAGTCCCGTAGTGCTCGAATTCACGGAATCAGTAATCGAATCATGGTATCCAGGTGAACGGCCAATTCTTTTCGTACCCTGTGCCAAATCGAAGCCAATTCAGAATTCCAAAAGCCACAAGCAACTCTTTCATAGATTCCAAGACTGTTGCGAGATGCTCATTATCTCTGAACCGATGACTGTGATTCCCTATAGCTTTTTCGATTACCCACCGTATGAGTATCCACCCTCAGCTCTTTGGCGAATTAAGGGAGAAGCTGAGAAATTCAAACGCAGACTCGCCCGGTTCATACAAAGAAAGCGGTTGAATGAAAGGTGCTGTCGCTTTCTCTTACCTCAACATCACCTACTTATTCTCTGGGCATCTTGGGAAAGGGCTTTTGGGAATGTAGAGAATCTAGATGGATATGGCTATACCTATGCAACACGCTGGTTCTTTGCAGAGAAACTCATACAAGAGCTGTGCGATTAG
- a CDS encoding queuine/other tRNA-ribosyltransferase, protein MTSIRRMDPDKLSYLIPWWSDYVDSKYNFRTDEPTDGQKVTAHEIYDRPPYDGILASKTKIESNKKNMRRIMKQGIHEYLNFDGPVFGDCGAYGYIDEPEPPYSPTKIADYYHDIGFDYGVSVDHLIVKSVENEKEERFEITLKNAEKFLQRHQEKGYEYVPVGAAQGWDTVSYREAAEELIDMGYDHIAIGGLTRSPTKTVLDMLNSVHGVLERYDQDISVHLFGIARLKAIRKLIRLGVTSFDSASYLRRAWLGAGSNYMMPGDRGYAAIRIPQSDRSPSARKILETGQVDIDTLREIDRGCMNLMRKYDRGEADIDEVMDAILWYDSMLGDDRNHEEHYLKTLKDKPWKECQCAICQNIGVEIIIFRGNNRNRRRGFHNTRVFYNELQRILSQEKEKSGQTFLEDF, encoded by the coding sequence ATGACATCGATTCGGCGCATGGACCCGGATAAATTGAGCTACCTCATTCCTTGGTGGAGCGATTACGTTGACTCTAAGTACAACTTCAGAACGGACGAACCAACAGACGGGCAGAAAGTAACAGCTCACGAAATTTATGATAGACCACCTTATGATGGCATACTAGCATCAAAAACGAAAATTGAGAGCAACAAGAAGAACATGCGCAGAATAATGAAGCAGGGTATACACGAGTACTTGAATTTCGACGGTCCAGTTTTTGGGGATTGCGGCGCATATGGATATATCGACGAACCGGAACCCCCATACTCACCTACAAAAATCGCTGATTACTATCACGATATCGGGTTCGATTATGGGGTTAGCGTAGACCACCTGATTGTAAAAAGCGTAGAAAACGAAAAGGAAGAACGATTTGAGATTACCCTCAAGAACGCCGAAAAATTCCTTCAAAGACACCAAGAAAAGGGGTATGAGTATGTTCCCGTTGGTGCTGCACAGGGTTGGGATACCGTTTCGTATCGAGAAGCAGCCGAAGAACTCATTGACATGGGATATGATCATATCGCTATAGGAGGACTAACACGATCACCTACCAAGACAGTTCTAGATATGCTGAATTCGGTTCATGGCGTCCTTGAAAGATATGATCAAGATATCTCCGTGCACCTTTTTGGTATAGCACGTCTAAAAGCTATACGGAAACTAATACGGCTAGGTGTGACTTCCTTTGATTCTGCATCATACTTGCGTCGTGCTTGGTTAGGTGCAGGAAGCAACTACATGATGCCCGGAGACAGAGGTTATGCTGCTATTCGCATACCACAATCCGATCGTAGTCCTTCAGCACGGAAAATTTTGGAAACAGGACAAGTGGATATAGACACACTTAGAGAGATTGACAGGGGATGTATGAACCTGATGCGAAAATACGATCGGGGAGAAGCTGACATCGATGAAGTGATGGACGCTATTTTATGGTATGATTCCATGCTTGGGGATGATAGGAACCATGAAGAACATTATCTGAAAACGTTGAAGGATAAACCATGGAAAGAATGCCAATGTGCAATATGTCAAAATATCGGTGTAGAGATTATCATCTTTCGGGGCAATAATAGAAACAGGCGAAGGGGGTTCCACAATACAAGAGTATTCTATAACGAACTCCAACGGATTCTTTCGCAAGAGAAAGAGAAAAGCGGGCAGACTTTCCTAGAAGATTTCTAA
- a CDS encoding MarR family transcriptional regulator, with the protein MSDEELQEELKDLKLTKSQKIVLDILRSSGKDGVTPKQLLDKVSFAPRTVRYALRKLLKKDLIKRVPCLQDMRQWIYVPA; encoded by the coding sequence ATGTCAGACGAAGAATTGCAGGAAGAATTGAAGGATCTCAAGCTGACTAAGAGTCAGAAGATCGTTCTTGATATACTTCGCAGCAGTGGTAAAGATGGTGTAACACCAAAGCAACTGCTGGATAAAGTATCCTTTGCTCCGCGGACCGTAAGGTACGCTCTCAGAAAGCTACTCAAGAAAGACTTGATCAAGAGAGTGCCCTGCCTACAAGATATGCGGCAATGGATATACGTGCCTGCGTAA
- a CDS encoding NTP transferase domain-containing protein, translating into MAMKKAAILAAGDSTRMMPLSANVPKHLLPIAGKPLLFHTLEQLEAAGIEESLIVYGYNGEELKRAVESRDWGKMNIQYTFQKERKGTAHAASYASDFGGKEEILLMYGDVMVAPNTFSNLIKFHENGGYEATMSLYEVKDPSAYGVVQIQDGLVNRIIEKPDSDAEGNLANAGIYVVGDSVWDAISKTKESERGEYEITDSIESIAKEERVGGFRLPSWWIDIGKPWDILEANKLVLQSQKRRLDGSIEEGAHIEGEVVVEENAKILSGAYIIGPVYVGAESKIGPNCYIRPHSSLGQDVRIGNAVEIKNSVIMDHTNVGHLSYVGDSVIGHNTNLGAGTITANLRHDDADIKVTVKGERRSSGRRKLGAILADNVKTGIGTCLGPGVVVGPGGRTGMGVIVDKDIEENTLVMAQQQVEQRKMSGNE; encoded by the coding sequence ATGGCAATGAAGAAAGCTGCAATACTCGCTGCTGGCGATTCGACCCGGATGATGCCTCTTTCAGCAAACGTCCCAAAACATCTTCTTCCCATAGCTGGGAAGCCGTTGTTGTTTCATACATTGGAGCAGCTTGAAGCTGCTGGTATTGAAGAATCTTTGATCGTATACGGATACAACGGTGAAGAGCTGAAGCGCGCTGTGGAATCCAGAGACTGGGGCAAAATGAATATTCAGTACACATTCCAGAAAGAGCGTAAAGGAACCGCTCATGCTGCATCATATGCCAGTGACTTCGGCGGAAAAGAGGAGATTCTACTGATGTATGGTGATGTCATGGTTGCCCCAAACACCTTTAGCAATCTCATCAAATTTCACGAAAACGGCGGCTACGAGGCGACGATGTCGTTGTATGAGGTGAAGGATCCATCTGCGTATGGTGTCGTCCAAATACAAGATGGGTTGGTGAATCGTATTATAGAGAAACCAGACTCGGATGCCGAGGGAAACCTCGCTAATGCAGGCATCTATGTTGTTGGAGATAGTGTGTGGGACGCAATCAGTAAGACAAAAGAATCTGAAAGAGGAGAATATGAGATAACAGATTCAATCGAAAGTATTGCAAAAGAGGAGAGGGTTGGTGGATTCAGACTTCCATCATGGTGGATAGATATTGGAAAGCCGTGGGATATTCTAGAGGCAAACAAACTAGTCCTGCAATCTCAAAAACGGAGACTAGATGGTTCAATTGAGGAAGGAGCACATATTGAAGGAGAAGTAGTTGTGGAAGAGAATGCGAAAATCCTGAGCGGCGCATATATCATAGGACCAGTGTATGTAGGAGCAGAATCCAAGATAGGGCCAAATTGTTACATACGACCGCACAGCTCACTTGGTCAAGACGTTAGAATTGGGAATGCAGTAGAAATCAAAAACAGTGTGATTATGGACCATACGAATGTCGGTCATCTTTCATATGTTGGCGATTCAGTAATTGGGCACAACACGAATCTAGGTGCTGGAACCATAACTGCGAACCTCAGGCATGATGACGCAGACATAAAGGTCACAGTGAAGGGAGAAAGAAGAAGCTCAGGAAGGAGAAAACTTGGTGCGATCCTCGCAGACAATGTGAAAACAGGAATTGGGACTTGTCTTGGCCCAGGTGTAGTTGTTGGACCGGGAGGGAGAACCGGGATGGGAGTAATTGTTGATAAAGACATAGAAGAGAATACATTAGTTATGGCTCAACAGCAAGTAGAGCAAAGAAAGATGAGTGGCAACGAATGA
- a CDS encoding winged helix-turn-helix transcriptional regulator — protein MEALKILTSDEAISAVHALNDDTRRRILNALKAKKMSTTELVEFLSKDDPENSIKPQTVRYHLKKLQESNLVKLDGYAHAGNGNSHILKKVWRAVAEHIFIAATTIEDFPEREAYEVAKARNIIRPLEEIGFKIPENEDAVAEIAELFVEWDTLWRKCRDEAAKDLKNIGTLDPNVYVSLRRILSILHLTDSEYERYWEVSRHVTDRLRKAYRNGKGKNPEVY, from the coding sequence TTGGAAGCTTTGAAAATCTTAACCAGTGATGAAGCAATTTCAGCCGTACACGCATTGAACGATGATACTCGACGGCGGATACTGAATGCTCTAAAAGCCAAAAAGATGAGTACAACAGAGCTGGTTGAATTCCTATCTAAGGACGATCCAGAGAACTCTATTAAACCTCAAACCGTTAGATATCACTTGAAGAAACTGCAAGAAAGCAACCTGGTTAAACTCGACGGTTATGCCCATGCAGGCAATGGGAACAGCCATATTTTGAAGAAGGTTTGGCGTGCTGTAGCTGAACACATATTCATTGCAGCTACTACCATCGAGGACTTTCCTGAACGAGAAGCTTATGAAGTTGCCAAAGCGCGAAATATAATTCGACCCCTTGAGGAGATTGGGTTCAAGATACCCGAAAACGAAGACGCGGTAGCGGAAATTGCCGAACTCTTTGTTGAATGGGATACGCTCTGGCGAAAGTGTCGTGATGAAGCAGCAAAGGATTTGAAGAATATTGGTACACTTGACCCCAATGTCTACGTATCACTACGAAGAATCCTCAGCATCTTGCATCTAACCGATTCAGAATATGAGCGCTACTGGGAAGTAAGCCGTCACGTAACTGACAGGCTTCGGAAGGCGTACCGAAACGGCAAGGGTAAAAATCCCGAGGTTTACTGA